One Benincasa hispida cultivar B227 unplaced genomic scaffold, ASM972705v1 Contig285, whole genome shotgun sequence genomic region harbors:
- the LOC120069208 gene encoding uncharacterized protein LOC120069208 has protein sequence MGDFSIQISSNLVNMLIDDTEKPKRKPRRNRSKVPQESKKPQIKVDQKHTSDDSGMLKGSTSDGWPNQPPPLFLPIIPPVHSANPELDAIRSVLQESERVVEKLQKQEDNMLKEVTQRAKDLHDKEFKLPYQKPMPCLAESQACFQCYKDHPNEILKCARLVKNFENCNRQARQQISSVEK, from the coding sequence ATGGGTGATTTTTCCATTCAGATTAGTTCAAACCTTGTTAATATGTTAATTGATGATACTGAAAAACCGAAACGAAAACCGAGAAGAAATAGATCCAAGGTACCCCAAGAGAGTAAAAAGCCCCAAATAAAGGTTGATCAGAAACATACATCTGATGATTCTGGAATGCTCAAGGGAAGCACAAGTGATGGATGGCCAAACCAACCTCCTCCGCTCTTCCTTCCTATAATTCCTCCGGTTCATTCTGCCAATCCAGAGCTAGACGCAATCCGATCTGTCCTGCAAGAGAGTGAAAGGGTCGTGGAGAAGTTGCAGAAGCAGGAGGATAACATGCTGAAGGAAGTTACTCAAAGGGCAAAAGACCTCCATGACAAGGAGTTCAAACTTCCTTACCAGAAGCCTATGCCATGCTTGGCCGAGAGCCAAGCTTGCTTTCAATGCTATAAAGATCATCCCAATGAGATTTTGAAATGTGCTCGTCTggtaaaaaattttgaaaattgtaacCGGCAAGCTCGACAGCAAATAAGCTCGGTCGAGAAGTAG
- the LOC120069198 gene encoding 21 kDa protein-like, with protein sequence MESSYLPLPIKAILLIILINQSNIAKSQPINDTQFIKTTCQSTPYPSLCLSSLSADAATIHGSYRLMTIAALTVALTRTRSASSVIQSLAKSNVLTPREGYVVSDCIEEFGDSIEELKMAIVELKDNDKMRFEIEDIRTWVSAALTDDDTCMDGFVGDTMNDSVKESMKKLVVDIVQLTSIALSLVSLLK encoded by the coding sequence ATGGAATCCTCATATCTTCCCCTTCCAATCAAAGCCATTCTCCTCATCATCCTAATCAACCAATCAAATATTGCAAAATCTCAACCAATAAATGACACCCAATTCATCAAAACCACTTGTCAATCCACACCTTACCCTAGCCTCTGCCTCTCCTCCCTCTCCGCCGACGCCGCCACCATTCACGGTAGCTATCGTCTGATGACGATTGCCGCCCTCACTGTTGCCCTCACACGCACGCGCTCTGCCTCGTCGGTGATCCAAAGCCTAGCCAAGTCGAATGTCTTAACACCACGAGAGGGTTATGTTGTAAGTGATTGTATTGAGGAGTTTGGAGACTCTATTGAAGAGTTAAAGATGGCTATAGTGGAGTTAAAGGATAATGACAAGATGCGATTCGAAATTGAGGATATTCGAACGTGGGTTAGTGCTGCTTTGACAGACGATGACACGTGCATGGACGGGTTTGTTGGTGACACCATGAATGATAGTGTGAAGGAGTCGATGAAGAAATTGGTGGTGGATATTGTTCAATTAACAAGTATTGCTCTCTCGCTTGTTAGTTTGCTGAAGTGA
- the LOC120069209 gene encoding non-specific lipid transfer protein GPI-anchored 8, with protein sequence MARSEVSVAVAVVAVVVVLVAVSFVEAQLPDCASKLVPCADFLKSNNPPATCCDPIKEAVATQLECLCNLYSSPDFLSSIGVNVSDALHLTKACGVPVELSKCKTGAPAPQQGAPSPPAVPGNDAEKLVSTGFTSMLLFLAPLVFY encoded by the exons ATGGCTCGCAGTGAGGTTTCCGTCGCCGTCGCAGTCGTCGCGGTGGTGGTTGTACTGGTGGCCGTCAGCTTCGTGGAGGCGCAGTTGCCGGACTGTGCTTCGAAGCTAGTTCCATGTGCGGATTTCCTGAAGTCCAATAATCCCCCGGCGACGTGCTGTGATCCGATCAAGGAAGCGGTGGCGACGCAGCTTGAGTGCCTCTGCAACCTCTACTCCTCGCCGGATTTCTTATCGTCGATCGGCGTTAATGTCTCCGACGCTCTCCATCTCACTAAAGCCTGCGGCGTCCCTGTCGAACTCTCCAAATGCAAAA CGGGTGCTCCGGCTCCGCAGCAAGGTGCTCCATCACCACCGGCAG TTCCTGGAAATGATGCAGAAAAACTTGTATCGACTGGATTTACATCTATGCTCTTGTTTTTGGCCCCTCTAGTCTTTTACTAG